One Rissa tridactyla isolate bRisTri1 chromosome 4, bRisTri1.patW.cur.20221130, whole genome shotgun sequence DNA window includes the following coding sequences:
- the DIO3 gene encoding thyroxine 5-deiodinase, whose translation MLHSLGVHTLQLLTQAAACILLFPRFLLTAVMLWLLDFLCIRKKMLMMPTAEEAASASEGPPPDDPPVCVSDSNRMFTLESLKAVWHGQKLDFFKSAHVGSLAPNPEVIQLDGQKRLRILDFARGKRPLILNFGSCTUPPFMARLRSFQRLAAHFVDIADFLLVYIEEAHPSDGWVSSDAAYNIPKHQCLQDRLRAAQLMREGAPDCPLAVDTMDNASSAAYGAYFERLYIIQEEKVMYQGGRGPEGYKISELRTWLDQYKTRLQSPSTVVIQV comes from the coding sequence ATGCTCCACTCCCTTGGCGTTCACACCTTGCAGCTGCTCACCCAGGCGGCCGCCtgcatcctcctcttcccccgcTTCCTGCTCACCGCCGTGATGCTCTGGCTCCTGGATTTTCTGTGCATTCGGAAGAAGATGCTGATGATGCCCACGGCGGAGGAGGCGGCCAGCGCCAGCGAGGGGCCGCCCCCCGACGATCCCCCGGTCTGCGTGTCCGACTCCAACCGCATGTTCACGCTGGAATCGCTGAAAGCCGTGTGGCACGGGCAGAAGCTGGACTTCTTCAAGTCGGCGCACGTGGGCTCCTTGGCCCCCAACCCCGAGGTGATCCAGCTGGACGGGCAGAAGAGGCTCCGCATCCTGGACTTCGCCCGCGGCAAGAGACCTCTCATCCTCAACTTCGGCAGCTGCACCTGACCCCCGTTCATGGCCCGCCTGAGGTCCTTCCAGCGCCTGGCCGCGCACTTCGTGGACATTGCTGACTTCCTGCTGGTCTACATCGAAGAAGCACACCCCTCCGACGGCTGGGTCAGCTCGGACGCAGCCTACAACATCCCCAAGCACCAGTGCCTCCAGGACAGGCTGCGGGCAGCTCAGCTGATGAGGGAAGGGGCGCCCGATTGCCCCCTGGCCGTGGACACCATGGACAATGCTTCCAGCGCCGCCTACGGTGCCTACTTCGAGAGGCTCTACATCATCCAGGAGGAGAAGGTGATGTACCAGGGAGGCAGAGGACCAGAGGGCTACAAGATCTCGGAGCTGAGGACCTGGCTAGACCAGTACAAAACCCGGCTCCAGAGCCCCAGCACGGTGGTCATCCAAGTGTAA